A window from Mangifera indica cultivar Alphonso chromosome 2, CATAS_Mindica_2.1, whole genome shotgun sequence encodes these proteins:
- the LOC123209414 gene encoding putative E3 ubiquitin-protein ligase LIN isoform X3, translated as MVSLEELLADDGFRGRRSLASTRPSLSTSLYPFRDQNRIASPSNRIKTEKVRSDVSRHALMGRLPRSDSHSGRKTRDSLVRRETVDKRSMKEHKQRLAEDFQGSEIVEEAVEESVRVMNIHYDEVKRRSEQREKYLKGIVEKERPKESSGKDVKVDKTHGNNSNRGLLRSDRSRRSLKEPETNYDRSNRGSFRRKKFEDDNEKPENAMPPASEPALDEVAVQAIVSILSGYIKQFLKDVDFRTTLHHNTFSSLNFIELGEEYSNEIKVIANLEQAIETVERAAEESASSKELKRASLQLSVITGLNSSDKKDGFTYGIPNSKLSACAYLYLSVIYKLQKKERISAKHLLQVFCDSPFIARTTLLPELWDHVFSPHLAHLKVWYKQEAECLTDAPNRPRKLELLEKVYNEILDSGTYQFAAYYKDWLTEGVEAPSIPSIQIPSRSVHGLQRGGSFDHYSEVASPAGPFSPQPMVSKKLHDAVFGRSSKPKVEGAENDGEIDTFDNGVRSSDGSIVEVKQTLTCSSEIVKCTYQDVKEGSTKSVQDALYSNLNVLQEEILFLTHEEGLRLQEVSASPERDVSDKVSILNTSKKTEEEPLGLCAPSNIDANELAFKRLARSVFEQQQPESTSAEQPIRLSLFLKGLQASPEYFDEGSLFTSIPQDFICPLTRRLFEDPVTLETGQSFEREAIKKWIEQGNKTCPVTGKALESTTIPLTNFILKRVIGAWKLENCRHLLAFASQIVGKPGEESSTNQNETPTFILEQLLTSFSSKDRITNTKHFISLGGLQFLIQRFELGNLEEKTHVAALLSCCIEADTSCRSQITRSINKESLLELLHSKQVKSRTNAVLLLTELVCLNRRRDVASLLRGLQNEQIVKAMHVLLVFLQSSPPEQKPLLSVLLLHLDLLVEPRKYSIYREAAVDAISLALDESLTSENVREKCCRALLILGGRLSCSGELVTESWILKQAGFNEYCCEVNSLNNEENDLVINDSIDLDNEEDAIEKWLRKLSASLLGNGKKSFLETISKSLGSGNLNLIRVCLVTVAWLSSALSSQSDTKFQLSAFSALIAQLKEILEHGEQLQLKNAGSC; from the exons ATGGTGTCGTTGGAGGAGCTTCTTGCTGATGATGGATTCAGGggaagaagatcattggcaagCACAAGACCTTCTTTGAGTACGTCCCTATACCCTTTTCGAGATCAAAACAGAATAGCCTCTCCTTCAAACAGAATCAAGACTGAAAAGGTGAGGTCTGATGTATCTCGACATGCTTTAATGGGAAGATTGCCAAGAAGTGATAGTCATTCGGGAAGAAAGACAAGGGATAGTCTTGTTAGAAGAGAAACAGTAGATAAAAGGTCAATGAAAGAACACAAGCAAAGACTTGCAGAAGATTTCCAAGGAAGTGAAATTGTTGAGGAAGCTGTGGAAGAAAGTGTGAGGGTGATGAATATACATTATGATGAAGTGAAAAGAAGATCAGAACAGCGAGAAAAGTATTTGAAAGGAATTGTTGAAAAGGAGAGGCCTAAAGAGAGTTCAGGAAAGGATGTAAAGGTAGATAAGACCCATGGCAACAATTCTAACAGAGGTTTGCTCAGAAGTGATAGAAGTAGGAGAAGCTTGAAAGAGCCTGAGACAAATTATGATAGATCAAACAGAGGTTCATTTCGTAGAAAGAAATTTGAAGATGATAATGAAAAGCCTGAAAATGCTATGCCTCCAGCTTCTGAACCTGCTCTTGATGAAGTTGCTGTGCAAGCCATTGTCTCAATCCTTAGTGGTTATATTAAACAGTTTCTCAAAGATGTGGATTTTCGCACCACACTTCATCATAATACATTCTCTTCccttaattttattgaacttgGAGAAGAATACAGCAATGAGATCAAGGTAATAGCCAATCTTGAACAAGCAATTGAAACTGTAGAAAGAGCTGCTGAGGAGTCTGCAAGTTCAAAAGAGTTGAAAAGAGCTTCACTACAGCTTAGTGTGATTACAGGCTTGAATTCAAGTGACAAGAAGGACGGTTTCACTTATGGGATTCCCAATTCCAAGTTGTCAGCCTGTGCTTATCTCTATCTCAGTGTGATATATAAGCtacaaaaaaaggaaaggatCTCAGCAAAGCATCTTTTGCAAGTGTTCTGTGATTCTCCATTTATTGCGCGAACAACTTTGTTACCTGAACTCTGGGACCATGTGTTTTCTCCACATCTTGCACATTTGAAGGTGTGGTATAAACAAGAAGCTGAGTGTTTAACAGATGCGCCGAATAGACCAAGGAAGCTGGAGCTTCTTGAGAAAGTGTACAATGAAATTCTGGATTCCGGGACTTACCAGTTTGCAGCGTACTATAAGGATTGGCTTACAGAGGGAGTTGAAGCTCCTTCAATACCTTCTATACAAATTCCATCAAGGTCTGTTCATGGTCTTCAGAGAGGAGGTTCATTTGATCATTATTCAGAGGTCGCTAGTCCTGCAGGGCCTTTCTCACCACAACCCATGGTGAGTAAAAAGCTACATGATGCTGTGTTTGGAAGATCAAGCAAACCAAAAGTTGAAGGAGCTGAAAATGATGGAGAAATAGATACCTTTGATAATGGAGTAAGAAGCTCGGATGGTTCCATTGTAGAAGTGAAACAAACGTTAACCTGCTCTTCTGAAATTGTTAAATGCACATATCAAGATGTCAAAGAAGGTTCTACCAAGAGTGTCCAAGATGCTTTATACTCA AATTTAAACGTTCTGCAGGAAGAAATACTTTTCTTAACACATGAAGAAGGGTTAAGACTGCAGGAAGTAAGTGCTTCACCAGAAAGAGATGTGAGTGATAAAGTTAGCATCTTGAATACAAGTAAAAAAACTGAAGAAGAACCTCTTGGGCTATGTGCACCCTCAAATATAGACGCAAATGAGCTTGCCTTCAAGAGACTAGCAAGATCAGTTTTTGAACAGCAACAACCTGAGAGTACTAGTGCG GAGCAGCCAATCAGATTGAGTCTCTTTCTTAAAG GCTTGCAAGCAAGTCCAGAATATTTTGATGAAGGATCCTTGTTCACAAGCATTCCTCAGGACTTCATTTGTCCCCTCACTAGAAGGTTGTTTGAAGATCCAGTTACCCTGGAGACTGGTCAAAGCTTTGAGCGAGAGGCCATCAAAAAGTGGATTGAGCAGGGAAACAAAACATGTCCTGTAACAGGAAAAGCATTGGAATCTACAACCATTCCACTCACCAACTTCATTTTGAAGCGTGTTATTGGTGCTTGGAAGTTAGAAAATTGCAGACATCTTTTGGCTTTTGCCTCCCAAATAGTGGGGAAGCCAGGGGAAGAAAGCTCAACAAACCAGAATGAAACACCTACATTTATACTAGAGCAGCTTCTTACTAGTTTCAGCAGTAAAGACAGAATAACAAATACCAAACATTTTATCTCTCTCGGTGGTTTGCAATTTCTTATTCAGAGGTTTGAGCTTGGAAATTTAGAGGAGAAGACGCATGTAGCAGCACTTTTGTCCTGTTGTATTGAAGCAGACACCAGTTGCAGATCCCAGATAACTAGAAGTATTAATAAAGAGTCTCTCCTTGAGCTGCTTCACAGCAAGCAAGTCAAGTCAAGAACAAATGCAGTGCTCTTGTTGACTGAATTGGTTTGCTTGAACAG GAGGAGAGATGTTGCGTCATTGTTAAGAGGTTTGCAGAATGAACAGATAGTGAAAGCAATGCATGTTCTGCTTGTGTTTCTTCAGAGCTCTCCTCCTGAGCAGAAACCCTTATTATCTGTACTTCTGTTACACTTAGATCTTTTG GTGGAACCTCGAAAGTACAGCATATATAGAGAGGCAGCTGTTGATGCCATCTCATTAGCCCTGGATGAAAGCTTAACAAGCGAGAATGTGCGAGAGAAGTGTTGCAGAGCCCTTCTCATCTTGGGAGGGCGTCTTTCTTGTTCAGGAGAATTGGTGACAGAGAGTTGGATCCTGAAGCAAGCTGGGTTTAATGAATATTGTTGTGAAGTAAATTCTCTCAACAATGAAGAAAATGATTTAGTGATAAATGATTCTATCGATTTG GATAATGAAGAAGATGCCATTGAGAAGTGGTTGAGGAAACTGTCAGCATCACTACTCGGAAATGGAAAAAAGTCATTTCTAGAGACTATTTCCAAGAGTTTAGGGTCTGGAAACTTGAATTTGATCAGGGTGTGCCTTGTTACTGTGGCATGGCTAAGCAGTGCACTTTCTTCACAATCTGATACCAAATTCCAGCTCTCTGCTTTCTCGGCCTTAATCGCTCAGCTGAAAGAAATTCTTGAACATGGTGAACAGCTTCAGCTCAAG AATGCAGGGTCCTGTTGA
- the LOC123209414 gene encoding putative E3 ubiquitin-protein ligase LIN isoform X1 produces MVSLEELLADDGFRGRRSLASTRPSLSTSLYPFRDQNRIASPSNRIKTEKVRSDVSRHALMGRLPRSDSHSGRKTRDSLVRRETVDKRSMKEHKQRLAEDFQGSEIVEEAVEESVRVMNIHYDEVKRRSEQREKYLKGIVEKERPKESSGKDVKVDKTHGNNSNRGLLRSDRSRRSLKEPETNYDRSNRGSFRRKKFEDDNEKPENAMPPASEPALDEVAVQAIVSILSGYIKQFLKDVDFRTTLHHNTFSSLNFIELGEEYSNEIKVIANLEQAIETVERAAEESASSKELKRASLQLSVITGLNSSDKKDGFTYGIPNSKLSACAYLYLSVIYKLQKKERISAKHLLQVFCDSPFIARTTLLPELWDHVFSPHLAHLKVWYKQEAECLTDAPNRPRKLELLEKVYNEILDSGTYQFAAYYKDWLTEGVEAPSIPSIQIPSRSVHGLQRGGSFDHYSEVASPAGPFSPQPMVSKKLHDAVFGRSSKPKVEGAENDGEIDTFDNGVRSSDGSIVEVKQTLTCSSEIVKCTYQDVKEGSTKSVQDALYSNLNVLQEEILFLTHEEGLRLQEVSASPERDVSDKVSILNTSKKTEEEPLGLCAPSNIDANELAFKRLARSVFEQQQPESTSAEQPIRLSLFLKGLQASPEYFDEGSLFTSIPQDFICPLTRRLFEDPVTLETGQSFEREAIKKWIEQGNKTCPVTGKALESTTIPLTNFILKRVIGAWKLENCRHLLAFASQIVGKPGEESSTNQNETPTFILEQLLTSFSSKDRITNTKHFISLGGLQFLIQRFELGNLEEKTHVAALLSCCIEADTSCRSQITRSINKESLLELLHSKQVKSRTNAVLLLTELVCLNRRRDVASLLRGLQNEQIVKAMHVLLVFLQSSPPEQKPLLSVLLLHLDLLVEPRKYSIYREAAVDAISLALDESLTSENVREKCCRALLILGGRLSCSGELVTESWILKQAGFNEYCCEVNSLNNEENDLVINDSIDLDNEEDAIEKWLRKLSASLLGNGKKSFLETISKSLGSGNLNLIRVCLVTVAWLSSALSSQSDTKFQLSAFSALIAQLKEILEHGEQLQLKVLASLSLLNFSRISECRVLLMTIAEEIIIPLRSLAEETWTAKQLYAIISREGR; encoded by the exons ATGGTGTCGTTGGAGGAGCTTCTTGCTGATGATGGATTCAGGggaagaagatcattggcaagCACAAGACCTTCTTTGAGTACGTCCCTATACCCTTTTCGAGATCAAAACAGAATAGCCTCTCCTTCAAACAGAATCAAGACTGAAAAGGTGAGGTCTGATGTATCTCGACATGCTTTAATGGGAAGATTGCCAAGAAGTGATAGTCATTCGGGAAGAAAGACAAGGGATAGTCTTGTTAGAAGAGAAACAGTAGATAAAAGGTCAATGAAAGAACACAAGCAAAGACTTGCAGAAGATTTCCAAGGAAGTGAAATTGTTGAGGAAGCTGTGGAAGAAAGTGTGAGGGTGATGAATATACATTATGATGAAGTGAAAAGAAGATCAGAACAGCGAGAAAAGTATTTGAAAGGAATTGTTGAAAAGGAGAGGCCTAAAGAGAGTTCAGGAAAGGATGTAAAGGTAGATAAGACCCATGGCAACAATTCTAACAGAGGTTTGCTCAGAAGTGATAGAAGTAGGAGAAGCTTGAAAGAGCCTGAGACAAATTATGATAGATCAAACAGAGGTTCATTTCGTAGAAAGAAATTTGAAGATGATAATGAAAAGCCTGAAAATGCTATGCCTCCAGCTTCTGAACCTGCTCTTGATGAAGTTGCTGTGCAAGCCATTGTCTCAATCCTTAGTGGTTATATTAAACAGTTTCTCAAAGATGTGGATTTTCGCACCACACTTCATCATAATACATTCTCTTCccttaattttattgaacttgGAGAAGAATACAGCAATGAGATCAAGGTAATAGCCAATCTTGAACAAGCAATTGAAACTGTAGAAAGAGCTGCTGAGGAGTCTGCAAGTTCAAAAGAGTTGAAAAGAGCTTCACTACAGCTTAGTGTGATTACAGGCTTGAATTCAAGTGACAAGAAGGACGGTTTCACTTATGGGATTCCCAATTCCAAGTTGTCAGCCTGTGCTTATCTCTATCTCAGTGTGATATATAAGCtacaaaaaaaggaaaggatCTCAGCAAAGCATCTTTTGCAAGTGTTCTGTGATTCTCCATTTATTGCGCGAACAACTTTGTTACCTGAACTCTGGGACCATGTGTTTTCTCCACATCTTGCACATTTGAAGGTGTGGTATAAACAAGAAGCTGAGTGTTTAACAGATGCGCCGAATAGACCAAGGAAGCTGGAGCTTCTTGAGAAAGTGTACAATGAAATTCTGGATTCCGGGACTTACCAGTTTGCAGCGTACTATAAGGATTGGCTTACAGAGGGAGTTGAAGCTCCTTCAATACCTTCTATACAAATTCCATCAAGGTCTGTTCATGGTCTTCAGAGAGGAGGTTCATTTGATCATTATTCAGAGGTCGCTAGTCCTGCAGGGCCTTTCTCACCACAACCCATGGTGAGTAAAAAGCTACATGATGCTGTGTTTGGAAGATCAAGCAAACCAAAAGTTGAAGGAGCTGAAAATGATGGAGAAATAGATACCTTTGATAATGGAGTAAGAAGCTCGGATGGTTCCATTGTAGAAGTGAAACAAACGTTAACCTGCTCTTCTGAAATTGTTAAATGCACATATCAAGATGTCAAAGAAGGTTCTACCAAGAGTGTCCAAGATGCTTTATACTCA AATTTAAACGTTCTGCAGGAAGAAATACTTTTCTTAACACATGAAGAAGGGTTAAGACTGCAGGAAGTAAGTGCTTCACCAGAAAGAGATGTGAGTGATAAAGTTAGCATCTTGAATACAAGTAAAAAAACTGAAGAAGAACCTCTTGGGCTATGTGCACCCTCAAATATAGACGCAAATGAGCTTGCCTTCAAGAGACTAGCAAGATCAGTTTTTGAACAGCAACAACCTGAGAGTACTAGTGCG GAGCAGCCAATCAGATTGAGTCTCTTTCTTAAAG GCTTGCAAGCAAGTCCAGAATATTTTGATGAAGGATCCTTGTTCACAAGCATTCCTCAGGACTTCATTTGTCCCCTCACTAGAAGGTTGTTTGAAGATCCAGTTACCCTGGAGACTGGTCAAAGCTTTGAGCGAGAGGCCATCAAAAAGTGGATTGAGCAGGGAAACAAAACATGTCCTGTAACAGGAAAAGCATTGGAATCTACAACCATTCCACTCACCAACTTCATTTTGAAGCGTGTTATTGGTGCTTGGAAGTTAGAAAATTGCAGACATCTTTTGGCTTTTGCCTCCCAAATAGTGGGGAAGCCAGGGGAAGAAAGCTCAACAAACCAGAATGAAACACCTACATTTATACTAGAGCAGCTTCTTACTAGTTTCAGCAGTAAAGACAGAATAACAAATACCAAACATTTTATCTCTCTCGGTGGTTTGCAATTTCTTATTCAGAGGTTTGAGCTTGGAAATTTAGAGGAGAAGACGCATGTAGCAGCACTTTTGTCCTGTTGTATTGAAGCAGACACCAGTTGCAGATCCCAGATAACTAGAAGTATTAATAAAGAGTCTCTCCTTGAGCTGCTTCACAGCAAGCAAGTCAAGTCAAGAACAAATGCAGTGCTCTTGTTGACTGAATTGGTTTGCTTGAACAG GAGGAGAGATGTTGCGTCATTGTTAAGAGGTTTGCAGAATGAACAGATAGTGAAAGCAATGCATGTTCTGCTTGTGTTTCTTCAGAGCTCTCCTCCTGAGCAGAAACCCTTATTATCTGTACTTCTGTTACACTTAGATCTTTTG GTGGAACCTCGAAAGTACAGCATATATAGAGAGGCAGCTGTTGATGCCATCTCATTAGCCCTGGATGAAAGCTTAACAAGCGAGAATGTGCGAGAGAAGTGTTGCAGAGCCCTTCTCATCTTGGGAGGGCGTCTTTCTTGTTCAGGAGAATTGGTGACAGAGAGTTGGATCCTGAAGCAAGCTGGGTTTAATGAATATTGTTGTGAAGTAAATTCTCTCAACAATGAAGAAAATGATTTAGTGATAAATGATTCTATCGATTTG GATAATGAAGAAGATGCCATTGAGAAGTGGTTGAGGAAACTGTCAGCATCACTACTCGGAAATGGAAAAAAGTCATTTCTAGAGACTATTTCCAAGAGTTTAGGGTCTGGAAACTTGAATTTGATCAGGGTGTGCCTTGTTACTGTGGCATGGCTAAGCAGTGCACTTTCTTCACAATCTGATACCAAATTCCAGCTCTCTGCTTTCTCGGCCTTAATCGCTCAGCTGAAAGAAATTCTTGAACATGGTGAACAGCTTCAGCTCAAGGTCCTTGCTTCTTTGTCTTTGCTCAATTTTAGCAGAATCTCAG AATGCAGGGTCCTGTTGATGACAATTGCAGAAGAGATCATCATTCCTTTAAGAAGTTTAGCTGAAGAAACATGGACAGCCAAACAACTATATGCCATCATTTCCAGGGAAGGTCGGTAA
- the LOC123209414 gene encoding putative E3 ubiquitin-protein ligase LIN-1 isoform X2 translates to MVSLEELLADDGFRGRRSLASTRPSLSTSLYPFRDQNRIASPSNRIKTEKVRSDVSRHALMGRLPRSDSHSGRKTRDSLVRRETVDKRSMKEHKQRLAEDFQGSEIVEEAVEESVRVMNIHYDEVKRRSEQREKYLKGIVEKERPKESSGKDVKVDKTHGNNSNRGLLRSDRSRRSLKEPETNYDRSNRGSFRRKKFEDDNEKPENAMPPASEPALDEVAVQAIVSILSGYIKQFLKDVDFRTTLHHNTFSSLNFIELGEEYSNEIKVIANLEQAIETVERAAEESASSKELKRASLQLSVITGLNSSDKKDGFTYGIPNSKLSACAYLYLSVIYKLQKKERISAKHLLQVFCDSPFIARTTLLPELWDHVFSPHLAHLKVWYKQEAECLTDAPNRPRKLELLEKVYNEILDSGTYQFAAYYKDWLTEGVEAPSIPSIQIPSRSVHGLQRGGSFDHYSEVASPAGPFSPQPMVSKKLHDAVFGRSSKPKVEGAENDGEIDTFDNGVRSSDGSIVEVKQTLTCSSEIVKCTYQDVKEGSTKSVQDALYSEEILFLTHEEGLRLQEVSASPERDVSDKVSILNTSKKTEEEPLGLCAPSNIDANELAFKRLARSVFEQQQPESTSAEQPIRLSLFLKGLQASPEYFDEGSLFTSIPQDFICPLTRRLFEDPVTLETGQSFEREAIKKWIEQGNKTCPVTGKALESTTIPLTNFILKRVIGAWKLENCRHLLAFASQIVGKPGEESSTNQNETPTFILEQLLTSFSSKDRITNTKHFISLGGLQFLIQRFELGNLEEKTHVAALLSCCIEADTSCRSQITRSINKESLLELLHSKQVKSRTNAVLLLTELVCLNRRRDVASLLRGLQNEQIVKAMHVLLVFLQSSPPEQKPLLSVLLLHLDLLVEPRKYSIYREAAVDAISLALDESLTSENVREKCCRALLILGGRLSCSGELVTESWILKQAGFNEYCCEVNSLNNEENDLVINDSIDLDNEEDAIEKWLRKLSASLLGNGKKSFLETISKSLGSGNLNLIRVCLVTVAWLSSALSSQSDTKFQLSAFSALIAQLKEILEHGEQLQLKVLASLSLLNFSRISECRVLLMTIAEEIIIPLRSLAEETWTAKQLYAIISREGR, encoded by the exons ATGGTGTCGTTGGAGGAGCTTCTTGCTGATGATGGATTCAGGggaagaagatcattggcaagCACAAGACCTTCTTTGAGTACGTCCCTATACCCTTTTCGAGATCAAAACAGAATAGCCTCTCCTTCAAACAGAATCAAGACTGAAAAGGTGAGGTCTGATGTATCTCGACATGCTTTAATGGGAAGATTGCCAAGAAGTGATAGTCATTCGGGAAGAAAGACAAGGGATAGTCTTGTTAGAAGAGAAACAGTAGATAAAAGGTCAATGAAAGAACACAAGCAAAGACTTGCAGAAGATTTCCAAGGAAGTGAAATTGTTGAGGAAGCTGTGGAAGAAAGTGTGAGGGTGATGAATATACATTATGATGAAGTGAAAAGAAGATCAGAACAGCGAGAAAAGTATTTGAAAGGAATTGTTGAAAAGGAGAGGCCTAAAGAGAGTTCAGGAAAGGATGTAAAGGTAGATAAGACCCATGGCAACAATTCTAACAGAGGTTTGCTCAGAAGTGATAGAAGTAGGAGAAGCTTGAAAGAGCCTGAGACAAATTATGATAGATCAAACAGAGGTTCATTTCGTAGAAAGAAATTTGAAGATGATAATGAAAAGCCTGAAAATGCTATGCCTCCAGCTTCTGAACCTGCTCTTGATGAAGTTGCTGTGCAAGCCATTGTCTCAATCCTTAGTGGTTATATTAAACAGTTTCTCAAAGATGTGGATTTTCGCACCACACTTCATCATAATACATTCTCTTCccttaattttattgaacttgGAGAAGAATACAGCAATGAGATCAAGGTAATAGCCAATCTTGAACAAGCAATTGAAACTGTAGAAAGAGCTGCTGAGGAGTCTGCAAGTTCAAAAGAGTTGAAAAGAGCTTCACTACAGCTTAGTGTGATTACAGGCTTGAATTCAAGTGACAAGAAGGACGGTTTCACTTATGGGATTCCCAATTCCAAGTTGTCAGCCTGTGCTTATCTCTATCTCAGTGTGATATATAAGCtacaaaaaaaggaaaggatCTCAGCAAAGCATCTTTTGCAAGTGTTCTGTGATTCTCCATTTATTGCGCGAACAACTTTGTTACCTGAACTCTGGGACCATGTGTTTTCTCCACATCTTGCACATTTGAAGGTGTGGTATAAACAAGAAGCTGAGTGTTTAACAGATGCGCCGAATAGACCAAGGAAGCTGGAGCTTCTTGAGAAAGTGTACAATGAAATTCTGGATTCCGGGACTTACCAGTTTGCAGCGTACTATAAGGATTGGCTTACAGAGGGAGTTGAAGCTCCTTCAATACCTTCTATACAAATTCCATCAAGGTCTGTTCATGGTCTTCAGAGAGGAGGTTCATTTGATCATTATTCAGAGGTCGCTAGTCCTGCAGGGCCTTTCTCACCACAACCCATGGTGAGTAAAAAGCTACATGATGCTGTGTTTGGAAGATCAAGCAAACCAAAAGTTGAAGGAGCTGAAAATGATGGAGAAATAGATACCTTTGATAATGGAGTAAGAAGCTCGGATGGTTCCATTGTAGAAGTGAAACAAACGTTAACCTGCTCTTCTGAAATTGTTAAATGCACATATCAAGATGTCAAAGAAGGTTCTACCAAGAGTGTCCAAGATGCTTTATACTCA GAAGAAATACTTTTCTTAACACATGAAGAAGGGTTAAGACTGCAGGAAGTAAGTGCTTCACCAGAAAGAGATGTGAGTGATAAAGTTAGCATCTTGAATACAAGTAAAAAAACTGAAGAAGAACCTCTTGGGCTATGTGCACCCTCAAATATAGACGCAAATGAGCTTGCCTTCAAGAGACTAGCAAGATCAGTTTTTGAACAGCAACAACCTGAGAGTACTAGTGCG GAGCAGCCAATCAGATTGAGTCTCTTTCTTAAAG GCTTGCAAGCAAGTCCAGAATATTTTGATGAAGGATCCTTGTTCACAAGCATTCCTCAGGACTTCATTTGTCCCCTCACTAGAAGGTTGTTTGAAGATCCAGTTACCCTGGAGACTGGTCAAAGCTTTGAGCGAGAGGCCATCAAAAAGTGGATTGAGCAGGGAAACAAAACATGTCCTGTAACAGGAAAAGCATTGGAATCTACAACCATTCCACTCACCAACTTCATTTTGAAGCGTGTTATTGGTGCTTGGAAGTTAGAAAATTGCAGACATCTTTTGGCTTTTGCCTCCCAAATAGTGGGGAAGCCAGGGGAAGAAAGCTCAACAAACCAGAATGAAACACCTACATTTATACTAGAGCAGCTTCTTACTAGTTTCAGCAGTAAAGACAGAATAACAAATACCAAACATTTTATCTCTCTCGGTGGTTTGCAATTTCTTATTCAGAGGTTTGAGCTTGGAAATTTAGAGGAGAAGACGCATGTAGCAGCACTTTTGTCCTGTTGTATTGAAGCAGACACCAGTTGCAGATCCCAGATAACTAGAAGTATTAATAAAGAGTCTCTCCTTGAGCTGCTTCACAGCAAGCAAGTCAAGTCAAGAACAAATGCAGTGCTCTTGTTGACTGAATTGGTTTGCTTGAACAG GAGGAGAGATGTTGCGTCATTGTTAAGAGGTTTGCAGAATGAACAGATAGTGAAAGCAATGCATGTTCTGCTTGTGTTTCTTCAGAGCTCTCCTCCTGAGCAGAAACCCTTATTATCTGTACTTCTGTTACACTTAGATCTTTTG GTGGAACCTCGAAAGTACAGCATATATAGAGAGGCAGCTGTTGATGCCATCTCATTAGCCCTGGATGAAAGCTTAACAAGCGAGAATGTGCGAGAGAAGTGTTGCAGAGCCCTTCTCATCTTGGGAGGGCGTCTTTCTTGTTCAGGAGAATTGGTGACAGAGAGTTGGATCCTGAAGCAAGCTGGGTTTAATGAATATTGTTGTGAAGTAAATTCTCTCAACAATGAAGAAAATGATTTAGTGATAAATGATTCTATCGATTTG GATAATGAAGAAGATGCCATTGAGAAGTGGTTGAGGAAACTGTCAGCATCACTACTCGGAAATGGAAAAAAGTCATTTCTAGAGACTATTTCCAAGAGTTTAGGGTCTGGAAACTTGAATTTGATCAGGGTGTGCCTTGTTACTGTGGCATGGCTAAGCAGTGCACTTTCTTCACAATCTGATACCAAATTCCAGCTCTCTGCTTTCTCGGCCTTAATCGCTCAGCTGAAAGAAATTCTTGAACATGGTGAACAGCTTCAGCTCAAGGTCCTTGCTTCTTTGTCTTTGCTCAATTTTAGCAGAATCTCAG AATGCAGGGTCCTGTTGATGACAATTGCAGAAGAGATCATCATTCCTTTAAGAAGTTTAGCTGAAGAAACATGGACAGCCAAACAACTATATGCCATCATTTCCAGGGAAGGTCGGTAA